A window from Megalobrama amblycephala isolate DHTTF-2021 linkage group LG9, ASM1881202v1, whole genome shotgun sequence encodes these proteins:
- the LOC125274682 gene encoding uncharacterized protein LOC125274682, with protein sequence MNSRMAIRVIVFLTLTGLCVADSKGNLAIGATAVQSSTAAQEVAQHAVDGSRNPLASAGSCSHTNADRDPWWRVDLLDVYRITRVSITNRGDCCAERINGAQIRIGNSLENNGNNNDLAATVASIPLGDTKSFEFQPVTGRYVNIIIPGRNEFLTLCEVEVFAENYTPSYTCVLTQRNLAIGARAVQSSTAAQEVAQHAVDGNRNPLASAGSCSHTKWDKDPWWRVDLLDVYKITRVSITNRGDCCAERINGAQIRIGNSLENNGNNNQLAATVVSIPPGVSQTFEFKPVNGRFVNIIIPGRNEFLTLCEVEVFAGESRNLALGAKAVQSSTYDHLTVPQNAVDGNRNSDYHHGSCSHTNGDKDPWWRVDLLNVYKITRVSITNRGDCCAERINGAQIRIGNSLQNNGNSNKLAATVVSIPLGQTKTFEFNPIKGRYVNIFIPGRNEYLTLCEVEVFAEKDTPLHICVPRNLAFGGTAVQSSTYDHLTAAHKAVDGNRNSIYTSGSCSHTKADWDPWWRVDLLNVYRITRVSITNRGDCCAERINGAQIRIGNSLANNGNNNQLAATVGPISLGETRTFKFHPIKGRYVNIFIPGRNEYLTLCEVEVFSGV encoded by the exons GGAATCTTGCTATTGGAGCCACAGCTGTCCAGTCTTCCACAGCTGCTCAAGAAGTTGCTCAACATGCTGTCGATGGCAGCAGGAATCCACTTGCCAGTGCTGGGTCATGCAGTCATACTAATGCGGACAGGGACCCCTGGTGGAGAGTTGACTTGTTGGATGTCTACAGGATAACCAGGGTTAGCATCACTAATCGTGGAGATTGTTGTGCAGAGAGAATAAATGGTGCCCAGATCCGTATCGGCAACAGCCTGGAAAATAATGGCAACAATAATGATCT GGCTGCGACTGTTGCATCCATCCCACTTGGAGACACAAAATCATTTGAGTTTCAGCCTGTTACAGGGCGATATGTCAACATTATTATACCAGGCCGCAATGAATTTCTCACACTGTGTGAAGTCGAGGTGTTTGCAG aaaACTACACACCGTCATACACTTGTGTTCTAACCCAAA GGAATCTTGCTATTGGAGCCAGAGCTGTCCAGTCTTCCACAGCTGCTCAAGAAGTTGCTCAACATGCTGTCGATGGGAACAGGAATCCACTTGCCAGTGCTGGGTCATGCAGTCATACTAAATGGGACAAGGACCCCTGGTGGAGAGTTGACTTGCTGGATGTCTACAAGATAACCAGGGTTAGCATCACTAATCGTGGAGATTGTTGTGCAGAGAGAATAAATGGTGCTCAGATCCGTATCGGCAACAGCCTAGAAAATAATGGCAACAATAATCAGCT GGCTGCGACTGTTGTGTCCATCCCACCTGGAGTGTCACAAACATTTGAGTTTAAGCCTGTTAATGGGCGATTTGTCAACATTATTATACCTGGACGCAATGAATTTCTCACTCTGTGTGAGGTTGAGGTGTTTGCAGGTGA GTCAA GGAATCTTGCTCTTGGAGCCAAAGCTGTCCAGTCTTCCACATATGATCATTTAACAGTTCCTCAAAATGCTGTCGATGGCAACAGAAATTCAGATTACCATCATGGGTCATGCAGTCATACTAATGGGGACAAGGACCCCTGGTGGAGAGTTGACTTGCTGAATGTCTACAAGATAACCAGGGTTAGCATCACTAATCGTGGAGATTGTTGTGCAGAGAGAATAAATGGTGCTCAGATCCGTATCGGCAACAGCCTGCAAAATAATGGCAACAGTAATAAGCT GGCTGCGACTGTTGTGTCCATCCCACTTGGACAGACAAAAACATTTGAGTTTAATCCTATTAAGGGGCGATATGTCAACATTTTCATACCTGGGCGCAATGAATATCTCACACTGTGTGAAGTCGAGGTGTTTGCAG aaaAGGATACACCATTGCACATTTGTGTTCCAA GAAATCTTGCTTTTGGAGGAACAGCTGTCCAGTCTTCCACATATGATCATTTAACTGCTGCTCACAAAGCTGTTGATGGCAACAGAAATTCAATTTACACTAGTGGATCATGCAGTCATACTAAAGCGGACTGGGACCCCTGGTGGAGAGTTGACTTGCTGAATGTCTACAGGATAACCAGGGTTAGCATCACTAATCGTGGAGATTGTTGTGCAGAGAGAATAAATGGTGCTCAGATCCGTATCGGCAACAGCCTGGCAAATAATGGCAACAATAATCAGCT GGCTGCAACTGTTGGGCCCATCTCACTTGGAGAGACACGAACATTTAAGTTTCATCCTATTAAGGGACGATATGTCAACATTTTTATACCTGGTCGCAATGAATATCTCACACTGTGTGAGGTTGAGGTGTTTTCAGGTGTGTGA